In the Clostridium sporogenes genome, one interval contains:
- a CDS encoding ABC transporter ATP-binding protein yields the protein MLTVKGLCKNYHKFKAVNNVSFDVNEGEIAVLLGPNGAGKSTSIKAIAGLLRFQGEITICGKNNKSLEAKSKFAYVPEVPALYDLLTVYEHVEYMANAYKIKDYKDKAENMLKRFDLWDKKDKLGSELSKGMQQKVSICAALITSPKVILFDEPMIGLDPKAIKELKKVFLELKEEGASVIISTHIIDSISEIWDKALIMKEGSIVFARTKEELVNKNESLEEIFFEVTEG from the coding sequence ATGCTTACTGTAAAAGGGCTATGTAAAAATTATCATAAATTTAAAGCGGTAAATAATGTTTCTTTTGACGTTAATGAAGGTGAAATAGCAGTACTGTTAGGACCGAATGGAGCAGGGAAGAGTACAAGCATAAAGGCTATTGCGGGTCTTTTAAGATTTCAAGGAGAAATAACTATTTGTGGTAAAAATAATAAAAGCTTAGAAGCTAAATCCAAATTTGCTTATGTACCAGAAGTACCAGCCTTATATGATTTATTAACTGTTTATGAGCATGTTGAATATATGGCTAATGCTTATAAGATAAAGGATTATAAGGATAAAGCAGAAAATATGTTAAAAAGATTTGATTTGTGGGATAAAAAAGATAAATTAGGTTCGGAGTTATCAAAGGGTATGCAACAAAAGGTTAGTATATGTGCAGCTTTGATTACTAGTCCAAAAGTTATATTATTTGATGAGCCTATGATAGGATTAGATCCTAAAGCTATAAAAGAATTAAAAAAAGTTTTTTTAGAGTTAAAAGAAGAAGGCGCATCAGTAATTATTAGTACTCATATAATAGACAGTATATCAGAAATATGGGATAAGGCATTAATAATGAAAGAAGGAAGTATAGTTTTTGCAAGGACTAAAGAAGAATTGGTTAATAAAAATGAATCTTTAGAAGAAATATTTTTTGAAGTAACGGAGGGGTAA
- a CDS encoding putative ABC exporter domain-containing protein, whose amino-acid sequence MGSLSYIVRKSIKNYFKQLKNKPAKAILYILFIALLVFILIISPNSNNNNRIKDGKEIFNAIVTIATLYAIFSAINAGTKNGKSLFRLSDVNFLFTAPIQPQRVLLYGFLKELYKSIMMLVLLLFQIPNLYNLFSISKNGAIAVVVGIFMLMFSYSTIAVLIYSIAAKEERYRNLIKNVFNLLLGLFGMGFLWTLFKVKSIKLAFTTFLGLDMFSRMPFIGWNINIFNAAIEGINNKFFINLLGVLLSIIFIIYIVYILKTDYYEDAMSATEINERKIERAKKGKGNVDLNKPMKRKNIIGILKSKGAKSIFERQLLEYKRSGFVFVDKMTLIMGISSLVFGFFMSNKNDNINTVMYFAIYMLLIFTFQGKWSEELSKPYIYLIPESSGIKIFYATLSNHIKNFVDGFVLFLICGIIFKTNPIVILLATLTYVSFGAIFVYVDLVLRRFFGGNISKVIETTLKFILLIVVVSPGIIISIVLSLRYGGVFGTMSMYFAMILYNCFISFIGILLSKGIFEKIEMK is encoded by the coding sequence ATGGGTTCGCTTAGCTACATAGTTAGAAAAAGTATAAAAAATTATTTTAAACAACTAAAGAATAAGCCAGCTAAAGCTATATTATATATTCTTTTTATAGCCCTTTTAGTTTTTATTTTAATTATATCTCCAAATTCAAATAATAATAATAGAATAAAAGATGGAAAAGAAATTTTTAATGCTATAGTTACTATAGCAACTTTATATGCAATATTTAGTGCTATCAATGCAGGTACCAAAAATGGAAAAAGTCTTTTTAGATTAAGTGATGTAAATTTTTTGTTTACAGCTCCTATACAACCTCAAAGAGTATTACTGTATGGATTCTTAAAAGAACTATATAAAAGCATAATGATGTTAGTATTACTTTTATTTCAAATACCTAATCTTTATAATTTGTTTTCTATAAGTAAGAATGGCGCTATAGCGGTAGTAGTAGGTATATTTATGTTAATGTTTTCTTATTCAACTATAGCTGTATTAATATATTCTATAGCTGCTAAAGAAGAAAGATATAGAAATCTTATAAAGAATGTTTTTAATTTGTTATTGGGATTATTTGGAATGGGTTTTTTATGGACGTTATTTAAAGTTAAGTCTATAAAATTAGCTTTCACAACTTTTTTAGGTTTAGATATGTTTTCTAGAATGCCTTTCATAGGATGGAATATAAATATATTTAATGCCGCTATAGAAGGTATAAATAATAAATTTTTTATAAACCTATTGGGGGTACTTTTATCTATAATTTTTATAATATATATAGTATATATTTTAAAAACAGATTATTATGAAGATGCCATGTCAGCTACAGAGATTAATGAAAGAAAGATAGAAAGAGCTAAAAAAGGTAAGGGAAATGTGGATTTAAATAAACCTATGAAAAGAAAAAATATTATAGGAATATTAAAATCCAAGGGTGCAAAAAGTATATTTGAAAGACAACTTTTAGAGTATAAAAGAAGTGGATTTGTCTTTGTGGATAAGATGACTTTAATAATGGGGATAAGTTCTTTAGTTTTTGGATTTTTTATGAGTAATAAAAATGATAATATAAATACGGTTATGTATTTTGCAATATATATGTTATTAATATTTACATTTCAGGGTAAATGGTCTGAAGAACTATCTAAACCTTATATATACTTAATTCCAGAAAGTTCAGGAATTAAAATTTTTTATGCTACTCTTTCCAATCATATTAAAAATTTTGTTGATGGATTTGTATTATTTTTAATTTGTGGTATTATATTTAAAACTAATCCTATAGTTATATTGTTGGCTACATTAACTTATGTAAGTTTTGGAGCGATATTTGTATATGTTGATTTAGTTTTAAGAAGATTTTTTGGTGGTAATATTAGTAAAGTCATAGAAACTACATTAAAGTTTATTTTATTAATAGTAGTAGTATCTCCAGGGATAATAATATCTATAGTACTTTCTCTTAGATATGGAGGAGTATTTGGAACAATGTCTATGTATTTTGCTATGATTTTATATAATTGTTTTATTAGTTTTATAGGAATACTATTATCTAAAGGTATATTTGAAAAGATAGAGATGAAATAA